From one Cucurbita pepo subsp. pepo cultivar mu-cu-16 chromosome LG17, ASM280686v2, whole genome shotgun sequence genomic stretch:
- the LOC111778506 gene encoding uncharacterized protein LOC111778506, with product MNTLIPTSGCHFCDVPSLFSHRSAVSLKLSAIRRAHRLRANANDLQTEAAEGSKEDGDEVAAGAQQQSRASTAPALDKDLKKVVQKTAATFAPRASTASKNPAVPGTTLYTVFEVQAYASMLLGGVLSFNLLFPSNEPDIWRLMGMWSIWMFTIPSLRARDCSKNEKEALNYLFLLVPLLNVIIPFFLKSFAVVWSADTIAFFGMYAWKLGWFQRTD from the exons ATGAACACTCTAATACCCACTTCTGGTTGCCATTTCTGTGACGTCCCAAGCTTATTCTCCCACAGATCCGCCGTTTCTTTGAAGCTCTCTGCCATCAGAAGAGCCCACAGATTACGCGCCAATGCCAACGACTTGCAAACCGAGGCAGCCGAGGGGTCTAAAGAAGATGGAGATGAGGTAGCGGCCGGAGCCCAGCAGCAAAGCAGGGCGTCCACTGCTCCTGCGCTGGATAAAGACCTCAAGAAG GTTGTTCAAAAGACTGCTGCAACCTTTGCACCAAGGGCCTCTACTGCTTCAAAGAATCCTGCAGTGCCTGGAACTACTTTATATACTGTTTTTGAGGTTCAAGCCTATGCCTCAATGTTATTAGGTGGTGTGCTATCTTTTAATCTTCTATTCCCCTCCAACGAACCAGATATATGGAGATTAATGGGAATGTGGTCAATATGGATGTTCA CAATACCTTCGCTTCGAGCACGAGACTGCTCAAAGAACGAGAAAGAAGCTCTCAACTATCTATTCCTCCTCGTCCCCTTACTCAATGTTataattccatttttcttgAAGTCTTTTGCAGTCGTCTGGTCAGCTGACACCATAGCCTTTTTTGGAATGTATGCTTGGAAG TTGGGATGGTTTCAGAGAACAGACTGA